GTGTAGCCGCCCCCGCCCAGCACCAGGGCGGCGGCGAGGCCAACCTCAAGATCCCGGATCTCTCCCAGGTCAGCTTCGGCGGCATGACCGGCCGCTCGCTGCTCCAGTGGGGCCTGCTCGTCTGCCTCCTCGGTCTCGGGTTCGGGATGGTGATCTTCAAGCAGCTCAGGGTTCTGCCGGTGCACCAGTCCATGCTCGAGATCTCGGAGCTGATCTACGAGACCTGCAAGACGTACCTGATCCAACAGGGCAAGTTCCTGATGATCCTGTGGGTCTTCATCGCGATCATCGTGACGTTCTACTTCGGCGTGCTCCAGCACTTCACGGGCCAGCAGGTCTCGATCATCCTGTTCTTCAGCCTGGTCGGCATCGGGGGCAGCTACGGCGTGGCCTGGTTCGGCATGCGCATCAACACCTTCGCCAACTCGCGCACCGCCTTTGCCAGCCTCAGGGGGCTGGCGTTCCCCGTCTACGCCATCCCGCTGCGCGCCGGCATGAGCGTGGGCATGCTGCTGATCAGCGTGGAGCTGCTGATCATGCTCTGCATCCTGCTCTATGTCCCCCGGGACTACGCGGGCGCCTGCTTCATTGGGTTCGCCATCGGTGAGTCGCTCGGCGCTTCGGCGCTCCGCATCGCGGGCGGCATCTTCACCAAGATCGCCGACATCGGCTCGGACCTGATGAAGATCGTCTTCAACATCAAGGAGGACGACGCGCGCAACCCCGGCGTCATCGCGGACTGCACGGGCGACAACGCGGGCGACTCGGTCGGCCCCAGCGCCGACGGCTTCGAGACCTACGGCGTCACGGGCGTGGCGCTCATCTCTTTCATCCTGCTGGCGGTACCGAAGGAGATGGTCCAGGTCCAGCTCCTGGTCTGGATCTTCGTGATGCGCGTCATGATGATCGTCGCCAGCGGCGCCTCGTACTTCATCAACGACGCGATGGCGCGCGGTCGATACGCGCACGCCACCAAGATGAACTTCGAGCATCCCCTGACCACCCTCGTATGGATTACCTCCATCGTGTCGGTGGCGCTGACGTACCTGGTCTCCTGGTGGCTGATCCCGGGGCTGGGGGACGGCACGCTCTGGTGGAAGCTGGCGACGGTGATCACGTGCGGCACGCTCGCCGGCGCCATCATCCCTGAATTCGTGAAGGTCTTCACCTCGACGAACTCGGCCCATGTGCGCGAGGTCGTGACCTCGGCGCGCGAGGGCGGCGCGTCGCTGGACATCCTGTCGGGGCTCGTGGCGGGGAACTTCAGCGCCTATTGGCTCGGCATGGTGGTCGTGGGGCTCATGGGCACCGCGTACCTGGTCAGCCGGGAGGGCATGGCTGCCCTGATGGTCGCCCCTGCCGTCTTCGCCTTCGGCCTCGTCGCCTTCGGCTTCCTCGGCATGGGCCCCGTCACGATAGCCGTGGACTCCTACGGCCCCGTCACGGACAACGCGCAGTCGGTATTCGAGCTCTCCCTCATCGAGCAGATCCCCGGCATCAAGGCCGAGCTCCGCAAGGACCACGGTTTCGACGTCAACTTCGAATCGGCCAAGCACATGCTCGAGGAGAACGACGGCGCCGGCAACACGTTCAAGGCGACGGCCAAGCCCGTGCTGATCGGCACGGCCGTCGTCGGCGCCACGACCATGATCTTCTCGATCATCGTGGTGCTCACGCACCGCCTGACGGAGAATCTCGACAAGCTCTCGCTCCTCCATCCGCCCTTCCTCCTCGGCCTCATCACGGGCGGGGCGATGATCTACTGGTTCACCGGCGCCTCCATCCAGGCGGTCACGACGGGCGCCTACCGGGCGGTGGAGTTCATCAAGGCCAATATCAAGCTCGAGGGCGTCACCAAGGCATCGGTCACCGACAGCAAGAAAGTCGTCGAGATCTGCACGCAGTACGCCCAGAAGGGCATGTTCAACATCTTCCTGGCCGTGTTCTTCGCGACGCTCGCGTTCGCCTTCCTCGAGCCGTACTTCTTCATCGGCTACCTGATCTCCATCGCGCTCTTCGGCCTCTACCAGGCGGTGTTCATGGCCAACGCCGGCGGCGCCTGGGACAACGCCAAGAAAGTCGTCGAGGTCGACCTCAAGGAAAAGGGCACCCCGCTCCACGCCGCAGCCGTGATCGGCGACACGGTGGGCGATCCGTTCAAGGACACGTCGTCGGTCGCCATGAATCCCATCATCAAGTTCACGACCCTCTTCGGCCTGCTGGCCGTGGAGCTCGCCGTGTCGCTCACGGTCGAGCGCGGCGCCCTGTTCACCCGCAGCCTGGCGGTGGTGTTCTTCGTCGTGTCCGTGATCTTCGTGTGGCGCTCCTTCTACAAGATGCGGATCGAGGTCGAGGGAGCCGGAGTCCGGAAGCCGGCGTGAATCTGGTCGAGCGGTTCGCCGAGGCTTTCAACCGCCGTGATGTCGAGGGTCTCCTTGCCTGCTTCACCGAGAACGCGACCTACGGAGACCTCTTCTATGGCCCGCACACCGGGCACGCGGCTCTCCGCGGCATGTTCGAGCGCATGTTCCGCGAGGGCCGCGACTACCGCTGGCAGATGAACTCTATCGTGATGGATGCGCACCGCGCCGCCGCCGAGTGGACCTTCAGCTACACGGCGACCGCGGCCGTGCCGCGAAGCGAGGGGCGCCGCGTCCGGTTTTCGGGCATGAGCGTCTTCGATCTTGACGGCCGGGATCTTGACGGCGGGGATCTTGACGGCGGGGACCTCGAGGGCGGGCGCATCCGCGCGTACCGCGAGTACGCCGACACGGGCGTGGCGCTCCTGCAGCTGGGATTCGCGCCCGAGAGCGTCTCCAAGGTCCTGTCGCGCCGACTCCCCACGGCCTGAGGGGTTCCCGCGCGGTGCCTCTCGTCGGCGTGCTCGACCAGTCGCCCATTCGCACCGGCGGCACCGCCGCCGAGGCCGTCGCGGAGACGGTCGAGCTGGCGCAAGCCTGCGAGCGCTGGGGCTACCATCGCTACTGGCTCGCGGAGCACCATGCAAGCCGCGGCCTCGCCGGCTCGACCCCGGAGGTGCTCGTGGCGCACGTGGCCGCGCGCACCTCGCGCATCCGCGTCGGCTCGGGCGGTGTCATGCTCAGCCACTACAGCGCGTTGAAAGTGGCGGAAAACTTCCGGATGCTGGAGACGCTTTACCCCGGGCGCATCGACCTGGGAATCGGGCGCGCGCCCGGCAGTGACCCGCGGACGGCGCGAGCGCTCGCCCACGGGCCCGGCACGCTCGGCATCGAGCACTTTCCGGCCCAGATAGGTAACCTCCTCGGTTTCTTGCGAAACGACCTGCCGCAGGGCCATCCCTTCCGCGGTATCCGCGCCATGCCCGACGGCCCGACCACGCCCGAGCTGTGGCTGCTCGGCTCGAGCGACGAGGGGGCGGCACTCGCGGCCCGCTTCGGCACGGCGTTCGCCTTTGCCCACTTCATCAACGACGAGGGAGGCGCCGAGGTGACCCGCGCGTACGCCGCGCGCTTCCGTCCCGGGGTGCTCGAGGCGCCGCGGGCGAGCGTCGCAGTCTTCGCGCTGGCCGCCGACACCGAAGCCGAGGCGCAGCGGCTCGCGAAGAGCCGCGACCTGTGGATCACGCGCCTCTACACGGGCCGCCCCGGCGCGTTCCCGTCGGCCGAGGAGGCCGAGACGTACCCGTATACCGAACAGGAGTTGGCCATCGTCCACCACGCGAGACGGCGCACCATCGCGGGCACGCCCGAGCAGGTGCGCGACCGGCTCCTCGCCCTCGCCGGCGCGTACGGGGCGGCCGAGCTCATGATCGTGGCCATCACATTCGACTTCAAAGCGCGCCTGCGCTCCTATCAGCTCCTGGCCGAGGCCTTCGGCCTCGATCCGTCCGCCGACCGGCCGGGCGGGGAGTGATACCATGATCGCCGAAGGAGCGCCCAGACCATGAGCGAGTCCGTCGGGCCCGCGCCGGTCCCCGACGCCGCAGACGTGGACGGCGTCATCCAAAGCGTGCGCTTCGAGCTCTACCGCGAGAACATCTACGGCGCGCTGGAGATCGTGGAGGCGGCGCATGCCGCGCGCCCCGACCCGCGCTACGCCGAGCAGGCGGCGCGTATCCGATCGTGGCTCGGCCACCTGCAAAGCCGCGAAGCCTACGTCCTTGCCCAGGAGCAGCAGTACAAGGGCCTCCGCTGGAAGCTGGGGCTCAAGCTCCTGGAGAAGCGGATCCGCATGCTGTCCGGGAAGAAGACCCGCAAGATGATCGAGCGGCGCGGCCGCGACCCGGAGTTCCAGGAGCTCGAGCGCGAGGTCGACGCCGTGAAGCCGCGGCGCGTGCTCGACGCCGGCAGCGGTGAGGGCGGCGTGGCGATGGCCCTCTGCGCGCGCCACCCGGAGCTCGCGGTGGACGGCGTCGAGGTATCCTTCACGAACGTCCGGATCGCCCGGCAGCTCAACCGCTGGAAGACGGCGTCTTTCCGCGAGGGCCTGGCCGAGGAGGTCCACGAATACTTCGAGCCCGGCCGCTTCGACCTGGCGTACTCGTTCGCCGTCCTCGAGCACGTCCGCGACGTGAACGTGACGGTCCGCTCCATCCTGACCGTCCTCAGGCCGGGTGGGCGCTTTTGCTTCGTGGTCCCGATGCACGAGTTCCGCGCCCGGGGCCCGATCCCCGACTACCGGCCCGTGCACGGCTACGCCGACCACTGCCGGGTCTTCAGCGAGGCCGACCTCCGGCGGCGCTGGGGCGGCGAGCCGGGATTCCGGGTGGTCAAGATCCCCGGCGCGTGGAAGCATGGCGAGATCCCGGACTGCTTCGAGCCTGTCGAGTTCGGCTCTTTCTTCGTCTCTTTCGCCAAGGCCTGATCCCGCCAAAAGCCGTGGCCGTGCAGTAGCGACGGCTCTTCTCCACAGTGCCAGGGTGCCAGTTTTCGTCGCTCAGACGCCGGAGATGGTCCGCGTAGTGCGGCTGCCCAGCCTAAAGGCCAATGATTTCAGTCACCTGGTGGCTGGCATAGTTGTTGTAGTTCAAGCGGCTGATGCTCAGCGAACTGGAAGCGACAACGGTATTGCAGGGGCCCGCGCCGGCCCCCCCCGCGTCGGCCCCCATAATTGCGCCGCTCTGGGGCGACTGGTTCCGGCGCAAGATCTCGCTGGCGCTGACGCTCACGGCCTTGGTGCCGCTCCTCATCCTCGCCTATTCGCTCTACGCTTCCGTGATGTCGTGGCTCGGCCATGAGCCGATTTACGGCCGCGATCTCCTCTGGAGCCAGGCGCTCCTGGTCTTCACCGGGCTCCTCATGGCCGCCGGCGGCTTCGTCATCTGGGATCTGGCCTCGACCGTCAGGCGCACCGCCGAG
The window above is part of the Candidatus Rokuibacteriota bacterium genome. Proteins encoded here:
- a CDS encoding LLM class flavin-dependent oxidoreductase, which gives rise to MPLVGVLDQSPIRTGGTAAEAVAETVELAQACERWGYHRYWLAEHHASRGLAGSTPEVLVAHVAARTSRIRVGSGGVMLSHYSALKVAENFRMLETLYPGRIDLGIGRAPGSDPRTARALAHGPGTLGIEHFPAQIGNLLGFLRNDLPQGHPFRGIRAMPDGPTTPELWLLGSSDEGAALAARFGTAFAFAHFINDEGGAEVTRAYAARFRPGVLEAPRASVAVFALAADTEAEAQRLAKSRDLWITRLYTGRPGAFPSAEEAETYPYTEQELAIVHHARRRTIAGTPEQVRDRLLALAGAYGAAELMIVAITFDFKARLRSYQLLAEAFGLDPSADRPGGE
- a CDS encoding class I SAM-dependent methyltransferase, which translates into the protein MSESVGPAPVPDAADVDGVIQSVRFELYRENIYGALEIVEAAHAARPDPRYAEQAARIRSWLGHLQSREAYVLAQEQQYKGLRWKLGLKLLEKRIRMLSGKKTRKMIERRGRDPEFQELEREVDAVKPRRVLDAGSGEGGVAMALCARHPELAVDGVEVSFTNVRIARQLNRWKTASFREGLAEEVHEYFEPGRFDLAYSFAVLEHVRDVNVTVRSILTVLRPGGRFCFVVPMHEFRARGPIPDYRPVHGYADHCRVFSEADLRRRWGGEPGFRVVKIPGAWKHGEIPDCFEPVEFGSFFVSFAKA
- a CDS encoding sodium-translocating pyrophosphatase yields the protein MNGTPEAHRRAVWVLPVLLALVVLAAMAGPALDAAWAQGVAAPAQHQGGGEANLKIPDLSQVSFGGMTGRSLLQWGLLVCLLGLGFGMVIFKQLRVLPVHQSMLEISELIYETCKTYLIQQGKFLMILWVFIAIIVTFYFGVLQHFTGQQVSIILFFSLVGIGGSYGVAWFGMRINTFANSRTAFASLRGLAFPVYAIPLRAGMSVGMLLISVELLIMLCILLYVPRDYAGACFIGFAIGESLGASALRIAGGIFTKIADIGSDLMKIVFNIKEDDARNPGVIADCTGDNAGDSVGPSADGFETYGVTGVALISFILLAVPKEMVQVQLLVWIFVMRVMMIVASGASYFINDAMARGRYAHATKMNFEHPLTTLVWITSIVSVALTYLVSWWLIPGLGDGTLWWKLATVITCGTLAGAIIPEFVKVFTSTNSAHVREVVTSAREGGASLDILSGLVAGNFSAYWLGMVVVGLMGTAYLVSREGMAALMVAPAVFAFGLVAFGFLGMGPVTIAVDSYGPVTDNAQSVFELSLIEQIPGIKAELRKDHGFDVNFESAKHMLEENDGAGNTFKATAKPVLIGTAVVGATTMIFSIIVVLTHRLTENLDKLSLLHPPFLLGLITGGAMIYWFTGASIQAVTTGAYRAVEFIKANIKLEGVTKASVTDSKKVVEICTQYAQKGMFNIFLAVFFATLAFAFLEPYFFIGYLISIALFGLYQAVFMANAGGAWDNAKKVVEVDLKEKGTPLHAAAVIGDTVGDPFKDTSSVAMNPIIKFTTLFGLLAVELAVSLTVERGALFTRSLAVVFFVVSVIFVWRSFYKMRIEVEGAGVRKPA
- a CDS encoding nuclear transport factor 2 family protein, with translation MNLVERFAEAFNRRDVEGLLACFTENATYGDLFYGPHTGHAALRGMFERMFREGRDYRWQMNSIVMDAHRAAAEWTFSYTATAAVPRSEGRRVRFSGMSVFDLDGRDLDGGDLDGGDLEGGRIRAYREYADTGVALLQLGFAPESVSKVLSRRLPTA